A stretch of the Flavobacterium sp. 5 genome encodes the following:
- a CDS encoding LytTR family DNA-binding domain-containing protein, with the protein MIKTIIVDDEYNAREFMEKLLNRYFPDKFLVLDKCENVDEAIISIEKFNPELVFLDVQMPNKNGFQLFKELNKVKFEVIFTTAHSEFAIDAIKCSALDYLLKPINYIDLLETIKKYDEKLNKASQSDKLKLLIENIDIGGSEFNKIALPTESGYELVKVSSILYCEADSNYCKIVCLDGKKIVLSKTLKYIEELLPKSIFQRIHKSYLVNLNYITRFNKTNELLVELCNGETLPVSVRKKDDFINAIIQKK; encoded by the coding sequence ATGATTAAGACCATTATTGTAGACGACGAATACAACGCTAGAGAGTTTATGGAAAAACTCCTAAATCGTTATTTTCCAGATAAATTTTTAGTTCTCGACAAATGTGAAAATGTTGACGAGGCAATTATATCCATTGAAAAGTTTAATCCAGAATTAGTTTTTTTGGATGTTCAAATGCCTAATAAAAATGGTTTCCAACTTTTTAAGGAACTTAATAAAGTTAAGTTTGAAGTCATTTTTACGACCGCTCATTCTGAGTTTGCTATTGATGCTATAAAATGTAGTGCCTTAGATTATTTGTTGAAACCAATCAATTACATCGACTTATTGGAAACAATTAAGAAGTATGATGAAAAACTGAATAAGGCTTCTCAAAGTGATAAATTAAAACTACTGATTGAAAACATTGATATTGGAGGTTCTGAGTTTAATAAAATTGCTTTGCCAACAGAAAGTGGTTACGAATTGGTCAAAGTTAGCTCCATTTTGTATTGCGAAGCGGATAGTAACTATTGCAAAATTGTTTGTTTAGATGGGAAAAAAATTGTCTTATCTAAAACTTTAAAATACATTGAAGAATTACTTCCAAAGTCAATTTTTCAAAGAATTCACAAATCCTATTTGGTAAATCTTAATTACATTACTCGATTCAATAAAACCAACGAACTTCTTGTAGAACTTTGCAATGGAGAAACTCTCCCTGTATCCGTTAGAAAAAAAGACGATTTTATAAATGCTATTATTCAAAAGAAATAA
- a CDS encoding TIGR02757 family protein, giving the protein MPKNELKDFLDSKVLQYNTIDFIEPDPISVPHRYSLKEDVEIAGFLASTIAWGNRKMITKNGHRMMDLLGNSPYDFVMNHNDYQLEKLEGFVHRTFNSDDFKFFIKALQNIYSNHGSLEDIFLKHQTKDSLQPAIHALNEVFFEIPHLNRTRKHVADPNKGSVAKRINMCLRWFVRNDNSGVDLGIWKNISPSKLSCPLDVHSGNVARKLGLLDRKQNDGKALAELDANLRLLDDKDPVKYDFALFGLGIFEGF; this is encoded by the coding sequence ATACCTAAAAATGAATTAAAAGATTTTCTTGATTCAAAAGTACTTCAATATAATACCATAGACTTTATAGAACCTGATCCTATTAGCGTACCACATCGGTATTCATTAAAAGAAGATGTCGAAATTGCAGGGTTTCTTGCTTCAACAATTGCTTGGGGAAATCGAAAGATGATTACCAAAAATGGTCACCGAATGATGGATTTACTTGGTAATTCTCCGTATGATTTTGTAATGAATCACAATGATTATCAATTAGAAAAGTTAGAAGGATTTGTACATCGAACTTTTAATTCGGATGATTTTAAATTTTTTATAAAAGCGTTGCAAAACATTTATAGTAATCACGGTAGCTTAGAAGATATATTTTTAAAACACCAAACAAAAGATTCTCTGCAACCTGCAATTCACGCTCTTAATGAAGTTTTCTTTGAAATTCCCCATTTAAACAGAACAAGAAAACATGTTGCTGATCCTAACAAAGGTTCAGTTGCAAAACGAATTAACATGTGCTTAAGGTGGTTTGTTAGAAATGATAATTCAGGTGTTGATTTAGGTATTTGGAAGAACATCTCTCCATCAAAACTTTCTTGTCCACTAGATGTTCACTCAGGAAATGTAGCTCGAAAATTAGGTCTTTTAGATAGAAAACAAAATGATGGAAAAGCCTTGGCTGAACTAGATGCTAATCTTAGATTATTAGATGATAAAGACCCAGTTAAATATGACTTTGCTTTGTTTGGTTTGGGGATATTCGAAGGTTTTTGA
- a CDS encoding HEAT repeat domain-containing protein, producing MEEFIHYFIRIVLPILIVGCTILISVLIINRYIYDIFQPKFETVKNDIENFLTNMIFSPFDEKLHHAEIEQFKTEIPFEKNWCKKLLLNEIIFLKLNLKGEITHKFHFIYEQFDLFQYTQKLLKSHLYYIKCLGLFQLESLDYKKGKDYITPLLNHKNRNIKSRAFLSLISLRPNKLETLIDFSHEITIAEEINIMDILHQKKTKMPSNLNDWIVSDNASIIKLGIKLMMFYNYNNENDNIVKLLKHKDRSVRQEAIMAINFLFIFEAETELIEQFKNEDTQNKLEIFNTLSKIGASESESFIIQLLENKTDENIKLDAVYCLEKINPSFMDNYFLDNEDLKKMVKHVKTINK from the coding sequence ATGGAAGAATTTATTCATTATTTTATTCGAATCGTATTACCCATACTAATCGTTGGGTGTACTATATTAATTTCGGTTTTAATCATCAACAGGTACATTTACGATATATTTCAACCAAAATTTGAAACAGTAAAAAATGATATAGAGAATTTTCTAACCAACATGATTTTCTCACCTTTTGACGAAAAACTTCATCATGCAGAAATTGAGCAATTTAAAACAGAAATTCCTTTTGAAAAAAATTGGTGCAAAAAATTATTACTTAATGAAATTATTTTTCTGAAACTAAACCTAAAAGGAGAGATTACCCATAAATTTCACTTTATATACGAACAATTTGACCTATTTCAATATACCCAAAAACTTTTAAAAAGTCATCTCTATTATATAAAATGTCTTGGATTATTTCAATTAGAGTCATTGGATTATAAAAAAGGGAAGGACTACATTACTCCTTTACTAAATCATAAAAACAGAAATATAAAATCTAGAGCTTTTTTGTCTTTAATTTCCTTGAGACCTAATAAACTAGAAACGTTAATTGATTTTTCACATGAAATTACAATTGCAGAAGAAATCAATATCATGGATATTTTACATCAGAAAAAGACAAAAATGCCATCCAATTTGAACGACTGGATTGTTTCTGATAATGCTTCTATAATCAAACTTGGCATTAAGCTCATGATGTTTTATAACTATAATAATGAGAACGATAACATTGTAAAACTACTAAAACACAAAGATAGAAGTGTTCGTCAAGAAGCTATCATGGCTATTAATTTCTTATTCATTTTTGAAGCCGAAACTGAATTGATAGAACAATTTAAGAATGAAGACACACAAAATAAATTAGAGATTTTCAATACACTTTCAAAAATAGGAGCATCAGAATCAGAGAGTTTTATTATCCAATTACTAGAGAACAAAACAGATGAAAACATCAAACTGGATGCTGTTTATTGTCTCGAAAAAATAAATCCTAGCTTTATGGATAATTATTTTTTAGATAATGAGGATTTAAAAAAAATGGTTAAACATGTTAAAACCATCAATAAATGA
- a CDS encoding sulfatase-like hydrolase/transferase, whose protein sequence is MINDILSIYTNFIGLFSITYIIFYCILAALSYYAIKKSLNTKYFIPNNVIIKSNYIPGVSIVAPAFNEGATVVNNVKSLLSLTYPKFEIVLVNDGSSDDTLKKLIKEFELVKVDFYYQEKIKTHTVRGHYKSTNPLYYKLLVVDKENAKSKADAVNVGVNSTKYPLFICTDVDCILKNDTIIKLAKPFIEAKKRVIATGAGIRISNSCEVKDGFLVKIHFPKGWLPRFQELEYVRAFLFGRMAWSEINGLLLVSGALGMFDKEIVIAAGGYFHKSLGEDMELVTRMRKYMYDNKLPFSIQYIPESLCWTEVPTTKEVFIRQRVRWSRGLVQTLFLHKNVFFNPKYQRTGFLIFPYFFFFEFLIPILEVIGVLVLILSFIFLHEDYVNFLYLTLTVYLFYIIVTFISILLDDVIYKNYANAKEIIILVLMAIIEPFCYHPINVYASLKGYYNFFSLKEQSWGNMQRQGFDTATAIKKEHFFSQNRIKTEILVRFKYVYLTTSLVFTFWLSTLFETYSKASNGIAIPNIGLNICYKLINDFWSSIIVSLVLLPLFILFGFIRKTFSIRFMTVLFTLIVLGQFALVKYSSTTLVNLGADLLGYSFSDMYLAVTASESLSFMFFLPFIIIPLLYLGINFAFTKLNNKRIILVTSFIMLLILGSLKLFLPDLSDSKYENKLAFLTKDIIRFEGDKNIASNVQNIKFKSEYPMLKPFKSTPDVLVPYFNITNKKPNIVVIIVEGLGDEFIGKNEYGGFTPYLDSMVPKSLYWENFLSNGGRTYAVLSSLLGSLTYGQKGFLELNPFPAHLSLINILKANQYTTSFYSGDDSNFDRKINFLEQNGIDNVVDKNNYGPEYIQTKANSGGFSWGYPDAEIFKKALIETNKIKLPRLDIIQTLTNHEPFDFPTKKDYLKKVDRIIDTHPNLKSQKENISSYKDIFACLSYTDNSIREYMEAYSKRPDYKNTIFIITGDHRLIPIAQKDKLCRFHVPLYIFSPMLKKAESFKSISSHWDVTPSLVSFLFNNYKFNKLDQTAWMGKGLDTVKEFRNTQDIPLTRNKGTIDDYIYKDYLYSSGELYRIKDNFDTEKINDGTILNTITNKFDAFKQLNAYLTQKNKIIPKSLNLNKQQDIQFSKEEQITINKLTKGLNPEQMFKVARDLASKKEYKTVLLLCDFILNELPNYADVRTFKARILAREDEYKKAENELLIVIKRIPSYDDAYLALMDVYWWSDQNEKSFETGTLALSRGIKNPEIKEKMARSQKKINNSKQHK, encoded by the coding sequence ATGATTAATGATATCCTATCCATATATACAAATTTCATAGGTCTATTTTCAATAACCTACATAATCTTTTATTGCATATTAGCAGCATTATCTTATTATGCAATTAAGAAAAGTCTCAATACAAAATATTTCATTCCTAACAATGTCATTATAAAATCCAATTATATACCAGGAGTTTCAATAGTTGCACCAGCATTCAATGAAGGTGCTACTGTTGTCAATAATGTCAAGTCGCTGCTATCATTAACCTATCCTAAATTTGAAATAGTATTAGTCAATGATGGAAGTTCAGATGATACTTTAAAAAAATTAATTAAAGAATTCGAACTGGTAAAAGTTGATTTTTATTATCAAGAAAAAATTAAAACCCACACTGTTAGAGGTCACTATAAATCCACTAACCCACTTTATTACAAATTATTAGTTGTTGATAAAGAAAATGCAAAAAGCAAAGCAGATGCTGTCAATGTTGGAGTAAATTCTACTAAGTATCCATTATTTATCTGCACTGATGTAGATTGTATTTTAAAAAATGATACTATTATAAAATTAGCAAAACCATTCATCGAGGCAAAGAAAAGAGTTATTGCAACTGGAGCTGGTATAAGAATATCAAATTCGTGTGAAGTAAAAGATGGCTTTTTGGTAAAAATTCATTTCCCAAAAGGATGGCTTCCTAGATTTCAAGAATTAGAATATGTTAGAGCCTTTCTTTTTGGTAGAATGGCTTGGAGCGAAATTAATGGACTTCTATTGGTCTCTGGTGCTTTAGGTATGTTCGACAAAGAAATTGTTATAGCGGCTGGTGGTTATTTCCACAAATCTTTAGGGGAAGATATGGAACTTGTAACCCGAATGAGAAAGTATATGTATGATAATAAATTACCTTTTTCTATACAATACATCCCCGAATCACTTTGCTGGACAGAAGTTCCAACTACAAAAGAAGTCTTTATACGCCAACGTGTACGTTGGTCAAGAGGGTTAGTACAGACATTATTTTTGCATAAAAATGTTTTTTTTAATCCAAAATATCAAAGAACAGGATTTCTAATATTTCCATATTTTTTCTTTTTCGAATTTCTAATTCCTATTCTAGAAGTAATTGGAGTCCTTGTATTAATTCTTAGCTTTATTTTTTTACATGAAGATTATGTTAACTTTCTTTACCTAACCCTAACTGTATATTTATTTTACATCATCGTTACTTTTATATCCATCCTGTTAGATGATGTCATTTATAAAAATTATGCCAATGCCAAAGAAATTATCATTCTAGTATTGATGGCCATTATAGAGCCTTTTTGTTATCACCCAATTAACGTATATGCATCACTAAAAGGATATTATAATTTTTTTAGTCTAAAAGAACAAAGTTGGGGAAATATGCAACGACAAGGTTTTGATACAGCAACAGCAATCAAAAAAGAACATTTTTTTTCACAAAATAGAATTAAAACAGAAATACTTGTTCGTTTCAAATATGTGTATCTCACCACTTCGTTAGTTTTTACATTTTGGTTGTCGACTTTGTTTGAAACGTATTCAAAAGCATCGAACGGTATTGCAATCCCTAATATTGGTTTGAATATTTGCTATAAACTAATCAACGATTTTTGGTCATCCATAATTGTGAGTTTAGTGCTTTTACCCCTATTTATACTCTTTGGATTTATACGAAAAACGTTTTCTATACGATTTATGACAGTCCTTTTTACTTTAATTGTACTGGGACAATTTGCATTGGTAAAATATAGTTCTACTACTCTGGTCAACTTGGGAGCCGATTTACTAGGCTATTCTTTCTCTGATATGTACTTGGCGGTAACCGCATCCGAATCGCTCTCATTTATGTTTTTTTTACCATTTATAATTATTCCTTTATTGTATCTGGGAATCAATTTTGCTTTTACAAAATTGAACAACAAACGAATAATTTTAGTAACCTCATTTATAATGTTACTTATTTTAGGCAGTTTGAAATTATTTCTTCCTGATCTGTCTGACTCTAAATATGAAAATAAATTGGCATTTCTAACCAAAGATATTATCCGATTTGAAGGAGACAAAAACATAGCTAGCAACGTACAAAACATCAAATTCAAATCAGAATATCCGATGCTAAAGCCTTTTAAATCGACTCCGGATGTTTTGGTTCCTTACTTTAATATTACAAATAAAAAACCCAATATTGTTGTTATAATCGTTGAAGGTTTAGGAGACGAATTCATTGGCAAAAACGAATATGGAGGTTTTACACCATACTTAGATTCGATGGTTCCAAAATCATTGTATTGGGAAAATTTTTTAAGTAACGGAGGAAGGACTTATGCTGTACTTTCATCATTATTAGGTTCACTAACGTATGGCCAAAAAGGTTTTTTAGAATTAAATCCGTTTCCAGCGCATCTTTCCTTGATAAATATTCTAAAAGCAAATCAATATACCACGTCATTTTATTCTGGCGATGATTCTAATTTTGATAGAAAAATTAATTTTTTGGAGCAAAATGGCATTGATAATGTAGTCGATAAAAATAATTATGGCCCTGAATATATCCAAACAAAAGCAAATTCGGGAGGTTTTTCCTGGGGATATCCTGACGCTGAAATTTTTAAGAAAGCACTTATCGAAACCAACAAAATTAAACTTCCCCGATTGGATATTATACAAACCCTTACCAATCACGAACCCTTTGATTTTCCAACAAAAAAGGATTATTTGAAAAAAGTTGACAGAATTATTGATACCCATCCAAATCTTAAATCTCAAAAAGAAAACATTAGTTCTTATAAAGACATTTTTGCCTGTTTAAGTTATACAGATAATTCAATCAGAGAATATATGGAAGCATACTCCAAAAGACCAGATTATAAAAACACTATCTTTATAATTACGGGTGACCACCGTTTAATCCCTATTGCACAAAAAGATAAATTATGCCGTTTTCACGTGCCTTTATATATTTTTAGTCCGATGCTGAAGAAAGCTGAATCGTTTAAATCAATTTCTTCACACTGGGATGTTACGCCAAGTTTGGTTTCTTTTTTGTTTAACAATTATAAATTCAACAAACTGGATCAAACCGCTTGGATGGGAAAAGGGCTTGACACTGTCAAAGAATTCAGAAATACTCAAGATATTCCTTTAACTCGAAATAAAGGAACTATTGATGATTATATCTATAAAGATTATTTGTATTCTAGTGGTGAATTGTATAGAATAAAAGACAACTTTGATACCGAAAAAATCAATGATGGCACTATTTTAAATACTATTACCAATAAATTTGATGCTTTTAAACAACTAAATGCATATTTAACCCAGAAAAACAAAATCATTCCAAAATCATTAAATTTAAACAAACAACAAGATATTCAGTTTTCCAAAGAGGAGCAAATCACTATCAACAAATTAACTAAGGGATTAAACCCTGAACAAATGTTCAAAGTAGCCAGGGATTTGGCTTCCAAAAAAGAATACAAAACGGTTCTGTTACTTTGCGATTTTATACTAAATGAATTACCCAATTATGCCGATGTACGAACCTTTAAAGCTAGAATATTAGCTAGAGAAGATGAGTATAAAAAAGCAGAAAACGAATTACTAATCGTTATCAAAAGAATACCGTCTTATGATGACGCTTACTTGGCTCTGATGGATGTGTATTGGTGGTCTGACCAAAACGAAAAAAGCTTCGAAACTGGTACACTAGCATTATCCAGAGGAATAAAAAATCCTGAAATCAAGGAAAAAATGGCAAGATCTCAAAAAAAAATAAACAATTCAAAACAACATAAGTAA
- a CDS encoding response regulator transcription factor translates to MNNSDLKILIAEDDILMIKILEFILKKEGYQVTSCKDGLSAIEKIPILIPDLIITDIMLPFRSGLEIIGYSKDHFENIPVIVVSSLGEEESTVIEAFNLGADDFVSKPFNPNELLLRVKRLFAKTKHSIRPNDNTTINISA, encoded by the coding sequence ATGAACAATTCAGATTTAAAAATATTGATTGCTGAAGATGACATATTAATGATCAAAATTCTTGAATTCATACTTAAGAAAGAAGGATATCAAGTAACGTCATGTAAAGATGGTTTGAGTGCTATCGAAAAAATACCTATACTAATACCCGACTTAATTATTACTGATATTATGCTCCCTTTTCGTTCTGGATTAGAAATTATAGGCTATTCAAAAGACCATTTTGAAAACATCCCGGTTATTGTGGTTTCATCATTAGGTGAAGAAGAAAGTACAGTTATAGAAGCATTTAATCTTGGTGCAGATGATTTTGTTTCTAAACCGTTTAATCCAAATGAATTGTTACTAAGAGTAAAACGCTTATTTGCCAAAACAAAGCATAGTATTAGACCAAACGACAATACGACAATAAATATTAGTGCCTAA
- a CDS encoding YaiO family outer membrane beta-barrel protein produces the protein MDTLIKKENKNLKKNYILLIIILFLSPFQMIGQEKVYNSDPDVSFKTARDLAFNKNRKQAQDTLLHILTKYSNYHDVREFLGSTYAWDGDYKKARAEFKYILGKDTNRKTTWVAAIKNETWGNNPFLALKLSKKALKIFPNDTEILDLQKNAQENTMISTATAGAVQSSTSKIPDNLTTTESESSLEKTTLNNTIGVTSEIDIYSEVYGSMLYNAIKYARQTKYGSAIARVNIDRRFGDLGTQFEVDLYPKIAKGMYAYLNFGLSNSYLFPDYRYGAELFKSLPKSFEVSLGLRALLYDTTTMIYTGSLTWYNGDDYWSFRPYFTPGDNGLSTSGTLTYRKYRSDADNYFGINAGIGISPELNQNYFFANDERIVNLKSQKLNIGYYFSTNNKQNAWGAQLGMIHQEIPFDQGNYFWISTILLSWEIRFR, from the coding sequence ATGGATACTCTTATAAAAAAAGAAAACAAAAATTTAAAAAAAAATTATATTTTACTAATTATAATTTTATTTTTAAGTCCATTTCAAATGATAGGGCAAGAAAAAGTATATAATAGTGACCCTGATGTTTCATTTAAAACTGCCCGTGATTTAGCATTTAACAAAAATAGAAAGCAAGCACAAGATACTTTGCTACACATTTTGACTAAATATTCCAATTATCATGATGTTCGTGAATTTTTAGGTTCTACCTATGCTTGGGATGGAGATTATAAAAAAGCAAGAGCCGAATTTAAATATATTTTAGGAAAAGATACGAATAGAAAAACCACATGGGTAGCGGCCATTAAAAATGAAACGTGGGGTAATAACCCTTTTCTTGCGTTGAAATTATCTAAAAAAGCATTGAAAATTTTCCCAAATGATACCGAAATATTGGACTTACAAAAAAATGCCCAAGAAAACACAATGATTTCAACCGCTACGGCAGGAGCAGTACAATCTTCAACAAGCAAAATCCCCGATAATTTGACAACCACGGAATCTGAATCAAGTTTAGAAAAAACAACTCTAAATAATACTATTGGTGTTACCTCAGAAATTGATATTTACTCAGAAGTATATGGCTCTATGCTTTACAATGCAATAAAGTATGCGCGCCAAACTAAATATGGAAGCGCTATTGCCAGAGTAAATATAGACAGGAGATTTGGTGATTTAGGTACACAGTTTGAAGTCGACTTATATCCAAAAATTGCTAAAGGAATGTATGCGTATCTAAACTTTGGATTATCTAATTCATATTTATTCCCTGATTATAGATACGGTGCGGAGCTTTTTAAATCTCTACCCAAAAGTTTTGAAGTTTCACTAGGACTTAGAGCTTTATTATATGATACTACTACCATGATTTACACTGGTTCTCTTACTTGGTACAATGGAGATGATTACTGGTCTTTTCGCCCTTATTTTACCCCAGGAGACAATGGATTGAGTACTTCCGGAACACTAACCTACCGAAAATACCGAAGCGATGCTGATAATTATTTTGGAATCAATGCAGGAATTGGGATTTCGCCAGAACTAAATCAGAATTATTTTTTTGCAAATGATGAGCGAATTGTAAATCTTAAATCCCAAAAACTGAATATTGGATATTATTTTTCTACCAATAACAAACAAAATGCTTGGGGAGCACAACTCGGAATGATTCATCAGGAGATTCCTTTTGATCAGGGTAATTATTTCTGGATTTCAACCATCTTATTGTCTTGGGAAATTCGATTTAGATAA
- a CDS encoding DUF4838 domain-containing protein encodes MTNTKGHEVIIISSSDETNKAATLLKNYLDKAFNDPFHIQTKNVIHTSNSKIVLEINTDEKKIDSDSFIIKSDDTAIYLIGNNEKTLRYAIYTLLETWGFRRYTSKDSYIPKLKEVNFLKNFHKTYSPSFEYRALFYPDCYDEDFRDWHKLDWHIQDFGIWGHSFYKLLSAKEYFKTNPTFFAYYEGKRNAESLCMTNDTVFDIVSKKMSEIINQNPDARFFSISQNDNFVYCECDKCKTLNEKHGGPQGSLYYFLNRIARQFPKTKITTLAYLQTYQAPINLKIQSNIYTLFCPIEMNRGKAIEEIPDNKTFLDILNKWSTVTEHLYLWDYTVEFTNYLSPFPNFQTFSENYKFYEQNNIKGIFVQGYADIPGDLYELRQYILAKLIWDTNTNVETLTNDFLNGFYGNAAPFVKKYIDLLIQNQEKSNRYLDIYTNPIDSRNTFLSLEAMDQYDQIISLAETASVNDPVIAKRILKLRLSLEYVYFEQSKFYGKDKHGMFADKNKEDQGKRLRERVLQFSKNCNDLGIYEISEGGLTPNQYYEEWLAIEKNYITHLGEKYPIRFLTPPSEENKGKGSYGLVDGMEGYKDPAINWIGWYGNNPKIELSTQKTNFNSIKINTLNDPRHWIFNPKKISIYGFKNHKWQLITQLEKNDGIESTEVTIEPWELQSSKFKNYNLLKIEVENLKELPYWRNRKNKKPMVMIDEIELYNE; translated from the coding sequence TTGACAAATACAAAAGGCCATGAAGTAATTATCATTTCATCAAGTGATGAAACAAATAAAGCAGCAACTCTTTTAAAAAATTATTTGGATAAAGCATTTAATGATCCCTTTCATATCCAAACTAAGAATGTAATACATACGAGTAATTCCAAAATAGTTCTTGAAATTAATACCGATGAAAAAAAAATTGATTCGGATTCTTTTATAATTAAAAGCGACGACACTGCAATTTATTTAATTGGTAATAATGAAAAAACGTTGCGATATGCTATTTATACTTTACTAGAAACATGGGGATTTAGAAGATACACTTCAAAAGACAGTTATATACCAAAACTAAAGGAAGTGAATTTCTTAAAAAATTTTCACAAAACCTACTCACCTTCTTTTGAATATCGAGCTCTATTTTATCCAGATTGTTATGATGAGGATTTTAGAGACTGGCACAAACTGGATTGGCACATTCAAGATTTTGGCATTTGGGGACATTCGTTTTATAAGTTACTAAGTGCAAAAGAATATTTCAAGACAAATCCAACGTTTTTTGCTTACTATGAAGGCAAACGAAACGCTGAATCTTTATGTATGACCAATGATACTGTATTCGATATAGTTTCTAAAAAAATGAGTGAAATTATTAATCAAAACCCCGATGCTCGTTTTTTTTCAATAAGTCAAAACGATAATTTTGTGTATTGCGAATGTGATAAATGTAAAACTTTAAACGAAAAACACGGAGGTCCACAAGGTTCGTTGTATTATTTTCTAAACAGAATTGCTAGACAATTTCCAAAAACAAAAATAACTACATTAGCCTATCTTCAAACATATCAAGCTCCAATAAATTTAAAAATTCAATCCAATATTTATACGCTTTTCTGTCCAATTGAAATGAATCGGGGAAAAGCTATTGAAGAAATACCAGACAATAAAACCTTCTTGGATATTCTCAACAAATGGAGTACAGTTACTGAACACTTATATTTATGGGACTACACAGTTGAATTTACTAATTATCTTTCTCCTTTTCCAAATTTTCAAACCTTTTCAGAAAATTATAAATTCTATGAACAAAATAATATCAAAGGCATATTTGTACAAGGATATGCAGATATTCCTGGAGATCTATATGAATTAAGACAATATATTTTAGCCAAATTAATTTGGGACACTAATACTAATGTTGAAACATTAACCAATGATTTTCTAAATGGTTTTTACGGTAACGCAGCTCCATTTGTCAAAAAATATATTGATTTGCTTATTCAAAATCAAGAAAAAAGTAATCGCTATTTAGACATTTATACCAATCCAATAGATAGCAGAAATACCTTTCTCTCCCTAGAAGCAATGGATCAATATGACCAAATAATAAGTCTGGCAGAAACTGCTTCAGTAAATGATCCTGTAATAGCAAAACGAATCTTAAAATTACGATTATCTTTAGAATATGTATATTTTGAACAATCTAAATTTTATGGTAAAGACAAACACGGAATGTTTGCAGACAAAAATAAAGAGGATCAAGGAAAACGACTTAGAGAACGTGTTCTCCAGTTTTCAAAAAATTGCAATGACCTTGGCATCTATGAAATTAGTGAAGGAGGGTTAACTCCAAATCAGTACTATGAAGAATGGTTAGCTATAGAAAAAAATTACATCACTCATTTGGGAGAGAAATATCCAATTCGTTTTTTGACTCCTCCATCCGAGGAAAACAAAGGCAAAGGATCTTATGGTTTGGTTGATGGGATGGAAGGATACAAAGATCCTGCAATTAATTGGATAGGTTGGTACGGAAACAATCCAAAAATTGAGCTTTCTACACAAAAAACAAACTTCAACAGCATTAAAATCAATACTCTAAATGATCCAAGACACTGGATATTTAATCCTAAAAAAATAAGTATTTATGGCTTTAAAAATCACAAATGGCAACTTATTACTCAATTAGAAAAAAATGATGGTATTGAAAGTACTGAAGTAACAATTGAACCATGGGAATTACAATCAAGCAAATTTAAAAACTATAATCTTCTAAAAATTGAAGTTGAAAATCTCAAAGAACTACCCTATTGGAGAAATCGAAAAAATAAAAAACCAATGGTAATGATTGATGAAATTGAGTTGTATAATGAATAA